The genome window CTGAGGGGATTGGGCACCATCCCGGAGATCTCACCGCTGATACGGTTGATGGTCGGACCAAACCCGATCGACACCTTGTCGTTGAAGGCATAGCTGACGGTAGGCTGGAAGGTCAGCGTCGTCACTTCGCTTTTGTTGCCGTAATAACGCCCGGCAAAGTCGCTGCCGTAATCGGTGATCAAACCAAATGGCACATAAAAACCAACGCCGACAGCCCAATGCTCATCCACCGGCTTGACGTAGTAACCCATCGGCACCGTGGTGGTCGGCACCATGTCACCGTCCTCTCGGCCACCGAAAGTGCTGCGAGTCTGGCTGATATCGCTCTGGGTAAACAGCGTCGCAGCGCCCAGGCTGACCTGCTCTTTTTTCAAGCGAGACATGCCCGCCGGGTTGCCGAAGACAGTACTGGCATCTTCAGCGGAAGAGGACCGCCCGGCAAAACCCGAGCCCATCCCACTGATGCTTTGTTCGTTCAGCGCAAAGCCGCTGGCAAATACTTGGGACGTTGCAAGCGCAACGGCGAGACTCATGGGGGTCTTGAGCAAGATTCTTTTCATTATTAGGACTCTAGGAACAATTGCTGGGGGGATGGAACGGTTTGTTTTTCTATTAGGTAAAAATCGCCACGGTCTGGCGCGCCCAAAGCACTCGCCGACCGCTTTCGTCCCAGATTTCCATATCTTGCAAGGAGTAGCCCTCCGAAGCCTGCTGGCTGAAGGCGCTGATGAGAAACCACTCGCCGGCCACGGCGGGCTGCGGCAGATCGATTGTCCAGGAAGCCGAGCTGATGGCTGCCGGCTCTGTGAAGCAAGTCATCGCGGCCGGCGGCAGACTGTCAGCGAGGGCGATCAACGCCACCGCTGGGTCCACTCCCTGGGCATCCAGGTGACGAACCCACATCAGTAACTCGGGATTTGTAGCCCCGGACACCGGCAGTGACCCACCTGCGGGACGCATTTCGAAGTTGAAGGCGCAGGCAGGCGCAATGGTGCTGTCCAGCGCCAGCGTGGTGTACCGCGACGCCTCCTCCACCAACGGACATCCCCACGCCTCATGGGTAATCCTGCTGGCTCGTGGTTGAGCGAACAGCAAGGTCGTGCGCAACGCCAGCTCATCGCCCGACTTGCAGTCGACAGACACAGAAGTCACGGATCGCCCTTCGCGCAACACGCTTGTATCGAATGTCTGGGCTTGCGTGACCGGACCTATGAATGACACCTGCGCAGACTTGAACGGAGGAAAGCCCTGTGGACGTTCGCGCAGAACCGCCTCCAACGACAGCGCCGCCGAAAGCCCTCCGAAGATCGTGCGACCCTGCTGCCAATTGGCCGGAGCAACGAACGGTACGCTCGGATCGAACTGCGCCAGCACCTGAGCAAAACTGGTCATTTAGACGTCCTCCGACGGCCTGAACGTGAACCCGCAGAAGCCTCGCAAGAGGAATCACTTGGAGGTCGACGCCATACTTATTCATGTGACCATTTGTGTCAATAGTCACTCAACAGACAAAAAAAGACCACTCGGTCAGGTACAACCCGAATGCAAGGAAGACGTTTTCGAAGCGGGACGGCTGCTCGGCGCAGCCGTGGCTCAGGGCATCAGGCTACGCAGGATGAGGTTGGCGGTGAGCGTCGGCGCCACCTCGACATGATCGAGGCTGTACTGCAGCAATAGAGGATTGACGAAAGGCCGAAGGGTCAGGTGTATCGCTTCAACGGTTTCATCCAAGGGTGTCTTGCGTTCGAATTCACCGCTTTCGCGCCCTTCCCGTACGACCTGCACCACGAACTGCTTGATCCGTGCGTCATACACCTGGGAGCTGGGCCAGCGCTCCGACGCGGAGAATGCGGCAATGTCGTAGAGCTTGCGATCATTGAAGAACAGGTCGATTCCCGTGGTAATCAGGGTCTTGACCAGGCGACGAAAGCGCTCGGTCGAAGAGAGTCCTTCCTCGCTGATGGCCTCCTCCACGGCCGCAACGATCTTCGCAAGACAGCTGGAACAGATGGCCTCGCCAATCGCCTGCTTGGAATCGAAGAACTTGTAGATGTAGGCCTTGGAAAAGCCAATGGCCTTGGCCAGGTCAGACACGGTGGTCTTGGCGTAGCCGTATTGACTGAAATGCTCGTTGGCCGCCGCGACAATCTGGTCGCGAATGTCATGATCGGCTGGGCCGCGAGTGCTGGGCGAAGGTGCTGTTGGCTGATTCATGGAAGCAGCTTACGCATCCCTGCGAGGGATGACAACTTGTGACCACCAATGAATATAGTCACAAAACAACCGTCCGTCAGTTACCCGCGCCTTGCTCCCTCGCCACAAGGGCTCCCGATTTATCCGCATCATTTGGCAAAAAGCTGGCTCATATCCTTGAATGCCTTGAATTCAAGGGCATTGCCACACGGATCGAACAGGAACATCGTGGCTTGCTCGCCAACCTGCCCTTTGAAGCGGACGTAGGGTTCAATCACAAACTCCGTACCGAAAGATCTCAGTCGTTCAGCCAGTGCCTCCCACGCCTCCCAAGCCAGAACAACGCCAAAGTGCGGGACCGGCACATCGTGCCCGTCCACCGGATTGCTCTGGGCGCTTTCCTGGGAAGCGGTCTTGGGTTGCTCATGAATCACCAGTTGGTGCCCGTAGAAATTGAAATCGACCCACTGGCTGCTGGAACGGCCTTCTTCCAGGCCAAACACTTCACCGTAGAAAGTACGGGCGGCGGCAAGATCGTAGACCGGAATCGCCAGGTGGAACGGAGAAAGGCTCATCGAGAATCCTCTTAACGTGTGAGGTTGGGCCATCGTAGCGCCGCGCTTGCAGCAAGAAAACCCTACAGTCCGTGTCCAACCGATGCCGGGAACGGACGGGACTTTCGCGGCAGGATCTTGCACCGGAGGTCCGCCGTGCAGGTACACATCCAAATTAACCGCTTGCGCCGAGTAAATGATCTATACCTTCAGAAGCACAGTCGGGCCAAGGCAGCGGCACTGACGTGATGGGATGGAACGGTTCTGGCGAATCCTGTTGAATCGCTGCATCATGCGCCGCCCCCTATAAAGAAGCTGGCCTGTAGACGTTGTTCCCGGCCGCCCTTACGCCGGGATTGGCGCACCACTTTCAATGCCTGAAGTATCCGTCCATGAGCCCGACCACACGCGTTTTGAACGCCTCAACCAAAGCGCTTTACCGGCTTTGTCTGTTACTGCCACTGCTGGCTACCCATGAGGCGAGCGCTGAACCTCCGGTCATTGAACTGCACATTCCTGACGCACCACCGCTGACCTTCGTCAACGACCCCAGGGGCCACGGCATCGTGGGCGATGTCGCCGTGGCGGCCATGACCAGGGCCGGGTACACCGTAAAGGTCCATGTGCTTCCCTGGGCCCGGGCACAAAAGCATGTCAGCGAAGAACATGACCACTTGATCACCCCCCTGTCGCGCATCCCCACTCGTGAGGATCGCTTCACCTGGATCGCCTCGATCATGCCCATGGAGCGCGCCTTTTTCAGCCTCGAGCGGCGGGTGAGCAGCTTCGCCCAAGCGAAAGAAACCTACCGCAAGATCGGCGTCGGCCTGGGCAGCGCACAGGAAGATATCCTGCGCACCGAAGGCTTCAGCGATGAACAAATCTATCCGTTGGCCATCGGCGACAATCCCGCCCAGATGCTGTTGATGGGGCGCATCGATGCCTGGTTCAACGGGGTGCCGGAGAGTCGTTACATCTGGCCGAAGGTGTCCAAGCGCAAACTGCTCATGAGTTCGGTTGGCAGCAACGCCGACCTTTACCTGGCCTGCTCCAGGCAATGCTCACCGGAAATGGTCGAGCATTTGCGCGACGCGGTTGAAGCGCTTCGCGCGGATGGGACCGTCAAGCGTGTCCATGACCTTTATTTGCCGCAGTAGGCTGTCGCGAGGGAAGCCGGACTAGAGCCCTCATCGATGGCTTATATCATTCTGAATGATAGTTACCTTTGCTTCATTCGATTCGTTCCTGTGCCTTGCGCCACGCATCATCCGCCCATTCTCAATACATTGGCGGATGCTATCCATGGAACATTCACTTTCAAAACTGCGTTTTCCCCTCGCGCTGCTGGCGGTGCTGGTGATGAGCGCCTGTGGCAAGACTCCCGACACGGCAGCGTCCATGCCGCCGGCCAAAGTCAGTGTGGCCAAGGTGTTGGAGCAGCCCGTCAACGAATGGGATGAGTTCACCGGCCGCCTCGAGGCGCCAGAAACCGTCGAGATCCGCCCGCGGGTTTCCGGGCAGATCGACGAAGTGGCCTTCACCGAAGGCGCGCTGGTCAAGAAAGGCGACCTGTTGTTCCAGATCGACCCACGCCCCTTCCAGGCTGAAGTCCGTCGTCTCGAAGCCCAACTGGCTCAAGCCCGCGCCACCGCGACCCGCAGCGAGAACGAAGCCCAGCGTGGCGAGCGCCTGCGCTTGAGCAACGCCATTTCCGCCGAGTTGGCGGATTCGCGCACCAGCGCCGCCCAGGAAGCCCGTGCCGCCGCCGCCGCCATCCAGGCGCAGTTGGACCTGGCGAAACTGAACCTGAGCTTTACCCGGGTCACCTCGCCCATCAGCGGTCGCGTCAGCCGGGCGGACATCACCGCCGGCAACCTGGTGACCGCCGACGTCACGCCGCTGACCAGCGTCGTGTCCACCGACAAGGTCTACGCCTACTTCGACGCCGACGAGCGTGTTTTCCTCAAGTACACCCAACTCGCCCGCCAGGGCCAGCGCGGCCAGGCCACGCCGGTCTACATGGGCCTGTCCAACGAGGACGGCAACCCGCACCTGGGCCAGATGAACTTCGTCGACAACCAGGTCAACCCGCAGACCGGCACCATTCGTGGTCGCGCCGTGTTCGACAACAAGGACGGCGCCTACACCCCAGGCCTGTACGCCCGCCTGAAGCTGGTAGGCAGCGGCACTTACGCCGCCGTGCTGATCAACGACGAAGCCGTGGGCACCGACCTGGGCAAGAAATTCGTGCTGGTGATGGACGCCGACAACAAGCCGGCCTACCGCGCCGTCGAGTTGGGGCCGAAGATCGAAGGCCTGCGCATCGTGCGCAGCGGCCTGAGCAAAGACGACACCATCATCGTCAAGGGGCTGCAACGGGCTCGTCCGGGTGCACCGGTCACGCCTGAAACCGTGCCGATGGCCAGCGACGAAACCATTGCAGCCCTGGCACAACAACGTAAAGCGCTCGAAGCCAGCAACCTGCCCCAAGTCGCGCCATCCAAGGCAGCGTCAGGCTCGGCAGGCAAACTGGCCGCTGCGACCCCACGCGGTTAAGGGACTGAATCCAAGATGAAATTTTCCCAGTTCTTCATTTCGCGGCCGATCTTCGCAGCGGTGCTTTCGCTGCTGATCCTGATCGCCGGCGCCATCTCGCTGTTCCAGCTACCGATCAGCGAATACCCGGAAGTCGTGCCGCCGACCGTGGTCGTACGCGCCAACTTCCCCGGCGCCAACCCCAAGGTCATCGGCGAAACCGTGGCCGCGCCCCTGGAACAAGCCATCACCGGCGTCGAGAACATGCTGTACATGTCCTCGCAGTCCACCGCTGACGGCAAGATCACCTTGACCATCACCTTCGCCCTGGGCACCGACCTGGACAACGCCCAGGTGCAGGTGCAGAACCGCGTCACCCGGACCGAGCCCAAACTGCCGGAAGAAGTGACCCGGATCGGTATCACGGTGGACAAGGCATCGCCCGACCTGACCATGGTCGTGCACTTGACCTCGCCGGACAAACGCTACGACATGCTCTACCTGTCCAACTACGCCCTGCTCAACATCAAGGATGAGCTGGCGCGCCTGGGCGGCGTAGGTGATGTGCAACTGTTCGGCATGGGTGACTACTCCCTGCGGGTCTGGCTGGATCCGAACAAGACCGCCTCGCGCAACCTGACCGCCACCGACGTGGTCACCGCGATCCGTGAACAGAACCGCCAGGTGGCGGCCGGTGCCCTGGGGGCGCCGCCATCGCCCAATGCCCAATCCTTCCAGTTGTCGATCAATACCCAGGGTCGCCTGGTGAATGAGGAAGAGTTCGAGAACATCATCATTCGTTCCGGCGCCAACGGCGAGATCACGCGCCTGAAGGACATCGCCCGGGTCGAGTTGGGTTCCAGCCAATACGCCCTGCGCTCGTTGCTGGACAACCAGCCGGCCGTGGCGATCCCGATCTTCCAGCGTCCGGGCTCCAACGCCATCCAGATCTCCAACGACGTTCGCGAGAAGATGGAAGAGCTGAAGAAAGGCTTCCCGGCCGGGATGGACTACAGCATCGTCTATGACCCGACGATCTTCGTCCGGGGTTCCATCGAAGCGGTGGTCCACACCCTGTTCGAAGCCCTGATTCTCGTGGTGCTGGTGGTGATCCTGTTCCTGCAGACCTGGCGCGCCTCGATCATTCCCCTGGTGGCGGTGCCGGTTTCGCTGATCGGTACGTTCGCGGTGATGCACCTGTTCGGCTTCTCGTTGAACGCCCTGTCGCTGTTCGGCCTGGTCCTGGCGATCGGTATCGTGGTGGACGACGCCATCGTGGTGGTGGAGAACGTCGAGCGAAACATCGAGCTGGGACTCACCCCCGTGGAGGCGACCAAGCGCGCCATGGGCGAAGTGACCGGCCCGATCATCGCCACCGCCCTGGTGCTGTGCGCGGTCTTCGTTCCGGCGGCGTTCATCAGTGGCCTGACCGGTCAGTTCTATAAACAGTTCGCCCTGACCATTGCCATCTCCACGGTCATCTCGGCGATCAACTCCCTGACCCTGTCGCCGGCCTTGGCCGCGGTACTGCTCAAGGGCCATGACGCGCCCAAGGACCGTTTCTCCAAATTCCTGGACAAGGTGTTCGGTGGCTGGCTGTTCCGTCCGTTCAACCGCTTCTTCGAGCGTGCCAGCCATGGCTACGTGGGCACCGTCGCTCGGGTGATCCGCAGCAGCGGCATCGCCCTGGTGCTCTACGCCGGCCTGATGGTGCTGACGTTCTTCGGCTTCTCCACCACCCCGACCGGCTTCGTGCCCGGCCAGGACAAGCAATACCTGGTGGCCTTCGCCCAACTGCCGGACGCCTCGAGCCTGGACCGCACCGAAGACGTGATCAAGCGCATGTCCGACCTGGCCCTCAAGCAGCCAGGCGTTGAAAGCGCCGTGGCCTTCCCCGGCCTGTCGATCAACGGTTTCACCAACAGCCCGAACGCCGGCATCGTGTTCGTGACCCTCAAGCCCTTCGACGAGCGCAAGGACCCGAGCATGTCGGCCGGCGCCATCGCCGGTGCCTTGAACGGCAAGTACTCGGAGATCCAGGAAGCCTACATGGCGATCTTCCCACCGCCGCCAGTACAGGGCCTGGGTACCATCGGTGGTTTCCGCCTGCAAATCGAAGACCGGGGCAACCTGGGCTACGACGAGCTGTACAAAGAAACCATGAACATCATCACCAAGAGCCGCAGCGTGCCGGAACTGGCCGGGTTGTTCACCAGCTACACCGTGAACGTGCCCCAGGTCGATGCCGCCATCGACCGTGAAAAAGCCAAGACCCATGGCGTGGCCGTCAGCGACATCTTCGACACCCTGCAGATCTACCTGGGTTCGTTGTATGCCAACGACTTCAACCGCTTCGGTCGCACCTACCAGGTCAACGTCCAGGCCGAGCAGCAGTTCCGTCTCGAATCGGACCAGATCGGCCAGCTCAAGGTGCGCAACAACCGTGGCGAGATGATCCCGCTGGCGACCTTCATCAAGGTCAGCGACACCTCGGGGCCAGACCGTGTGATGCACTACAACGGCTTCATCACCGCTGAAATCAACGGTGCCGCTGCCCCGGGCTACAGTTCCGGCCAGGCTGAAAAGGCCATCGAGAAACTGCTCAAGGACGAACTGCCCAACGGCATGACGTACGAGTGGACCGACCTGACGTACCAGCAGATCCTCTCGGGCAACACCGCACTGTTCGTGTTCCCGCTCTGCGTACTGCTGGCGTTCCTGGTGCTCGCGGCACAGTACGAAAGCTGGAGCCTGCCATTGGCGGTGATCCTGATCGTACCGATGACCCTGCTGTCGGCGATTACCGGGGTGATTCTCTCCGGTGGCGACAACAACATCTTTACCCAGATCGGCTTGATCGTACTGGTGGGACTTGCCTGCAAGAACGCGATTCTGATCGTCGAGTTCGCCAAGGATAAACAGCTCGAAGGCATGAACCCGCTGGCGGCGGTCCTCGAAGCATGCCGCCTGCGTCTGCGGCCGATCCTGATGACCTCCTTCGCCTTCATCATGGGCGTGGTGCCCCTGGTGTTCTCCAGCGGCGCAGGTGCGGAAATGCGTCATGCCATGGGTGTGGCGGTGTTCTCCGGGATGCTCGGCGTGACCTTCTTCGGTCTGCTGCTCACCCCCGTGTTCTATGTACTGATCCGCAACTTCGTCGAGCGCAGCGAGGCCCGCAAGGCGGCCCGGGCTTTGAAACTGGAGGCGCAACAATGAGTTTGAAAGCGTTCGTTCCGAGCTTGCTGGCCCTGGCGCTGAGCGCCTGCGCCGTGGGTCCGGACTACAAGGCACCACACACGGAGGCGGCGAACATCACCACCGCCACCGACGGTGCCGCCGGCCAGAAAAATTTCGACCGTGCCCGCTTCGAAGGCGTCTGGTGGCAGCAGTTCGACGACCCGACCCTCAACGCGTTGGTGACCCGCTCCCTGGATGGCAACCGCGAGTTGCGCGTGGCCTTCGCCCGCTTGCGTGCCGCCCGGGCGATTCGCGATGACGCCAGCAATGACGTGATGCCAACCATCACCAGCCGGGCCAGCAGCGACCTGGGCAAAGGCCAGATTCCCGGGCAGACCACCGACCGGGTCAACACCGAGCGTTACGACCTGGGCCTGGACATGGCCTGGGAGCTGGACCTGTTCGGACGCATCCGGCGCAACCTGGAAGCCACCGATGCCGATCAGCAGGCGGTCGAAGCCGACCTCTATCAGTTGCAGGTGACGATGATCGCCGAACTGGTGGACGCCTACGGTCAATTGCGCGGCGCGCAACTGCGGGAAAAGATCGCCTTGGCGAACCTGAAGAACCAGCAGGATTCGCGCAAGATCACCGAAAGCCTGCGTGATGCCGGCGTCGGCGATCAGCTCGATGTGGTGCGTGCCGATGCCCGCCTGGCGTCTGTAGAAGCCAGCGTGCCGCAACTGCAGGCCGAACAGGTACGCCAACGCAATCGCATCGCCACGTTGCTGGGCGAGCGCCCGGACAAACTCAGCGTGGACCTGAGCCCGAAACAATTGCCGGCCATCGCCAAGGCCCTGCCCATCGGCGATCCGGGTGAACTGCTGCAACGACGCCCGGACATTCTCAGTGCCGAGCGCCAACTGGCCGCCGCCACGGCACGCATCGGCGTGGCCAAGGCCGATCTGTTCCCGCGGGTCAGCCTGAGCGGTTTCCTCGGCTTCACGGCTGGACGCGGTTCGCAGATCGGTTCCTCGGCCGCCAATGCCTGGGCGCTGGGCCCGAGCATTACCTGGGCCGCTTTCGACCTGGGCAGCGTGCGGGCGCGCTTGCGCGGTGCCGACGCCGAGGCGGACGGCGCCCTGGCGACTTACGAACAGCAAGTGCTGCTGGCCCTGGAAGAATCGGAAAACGCCTTCAGTGACTACGGCAAGCGCCAGCAACGGCTGATTTCGCTGATCCGCCAAAGTGAATCGAGCCGCGCCGCCGCCGACCTGGCCGAGATTCGCTACCGCGAAGGCACCGTGGACTTCCTCGTGCTGCTCGATGCCCAACGTGAACGCCTGGCCGCCGAAGACACCCAGGCCCAGGCCGAAGTGGACTTGTACCGCGGCATCGTCGCGATCTACAAGGCCCTGGGTGGCGGGTGGCAACCGGAAACCGTTGCCAGCAACTGACCCGCCCTGCTCAACCGAGCTCCTTTGGTTGGCCGCAACCAACCAATTCTTTGCCCCGCGTTCATTTGGACGCGGGGCTTTTTTTGCCTATCGCCCACACCCACCTGAAAGATCCCATTGTGGGAGCGAGCTTGCTCGCGATAGCGGTGGGTCAGTTGGCGGTGATGTCGGCGGCTCAACCGCCATCGCGAGCGAGCTCGCTCCCACAGGGGGCTCGGGTGGGTACAGGGTTTGTGTCTCCCCTCCATTCCAGTGTGGGAGCCGAGCTTGCTCGCGATGGGGGTGGGTCAGTCAATATCGATATCGCTGATCCGACGCCATCGCGAGCGAGCTCGCTCCCGCAGGGGGCTCGGGTGGGTACAGGGTTTGTGTCTCCCCTCCATTCCAGTGTGGGAGCCGAGCTTGCTCGCGATGGGGGTGGGTCAGTCAATATCGATATCGCTGATCCGACGCCATCGCGAGCAAGCTCGCTCCCACAGGTCCGCTACCGCTGTGACAAGGTTTGACTCAAGCCGCCACCTGACCGAAGCTTGCGACATTTCACGCTTCTGGTAATGGATTCCCTGCATGCCCTCGCCTCGCCGCCGCTATCTGCTCCTCAGTCTCTGTGCCCTGTTGTTGATCGGTCTTGTCGCGGTGTGGCTACGCAGCACCACGCCGCAAATCCCCGAAGCGATCAAGCGTGGTTACAGTGAAGCCTTGGAAAGCGCCCGCAACGGGCAGCCGGGGGCGGCGCGCATGCTTTACCAGCAATTGGGGCGTCCAGACCTCTCACCCAAGCGCCGTGTGTGGCTGCACGCCGAACTGCCCAACTACCCCAGCCCGCAAGCCCTGAAACTGGCGGACGCGGACCTGCACAGCGAATCACCGGACGTGCGTCGGGCCGCCATCGGCAGCATCGTCGGGCTGGTGCCGACGGGCCAGCGCAGCCTGTTGCTCGGCCCACTGCTGGATGATGACGACCCCAATGTCCGGTTCGCCGCCGTGAATGCCCTGCTGGGCCTCTCGCCGGATGACCTCGGCTTGTATTTCGGCGCAATGCAGATCGCCATCGATACCTGGGAGCAGGTGCTCGAGGACGGTCCGAAAACCGCGGACGCCCACTACCAGCTCGCCCGGCTGCACCTGCACAACGCCGAATTGAAGAAAGCCCAATTGGCCCTTGAGCAGGCCTTGCGCCTGCAACCGGACAATCTCCCGGCGCTGGTCATGCAGATCGAAGTGCTGGACAAACAAGGCCAGGGCGAAGCCGCACGACAATTGCTCGCCCGACAGTTGCAAACCCAGCCACCG of Pseudomonas fluorescens contains these proteins:
- a CDS encoding thioesterase family protein — translated: MTSFAQVLAQFDPSVPFVAPANWQQGRTIFGGLSAALSLEAVLRERPQGFPPFKSAQVSFIGPVTQAQTFDTSVLREGRSVTSVSVDCKSGDELALRTTLLFAQPRASRITHEAWGCPLVEEASRYTTLALDSTIAPACAFNFEMRPAGGSLPVSGATNPELLMWVRHLDAQGVDPAVALIALADSLPPAAMTCFTEPAAISSASWTIDLPQPAVAGEWFLISAFSQQASEGYSLQDMEIWDESGRRVLWARQTVAIFT
- a CDS encoding TetR/AcrR family transcriptional regulator, coding for MNQPTAPSPSTRGPADHDIRDQIVAAANEHFSQYGYAKTTVSDLAKAIGFSKAYIYKFFDSKQAIGEAICSSCLAKIVAAVEEAISEEGLSSTERFRRLVKTLITTGIDLFFNDRKLYDIAAFSASERWPSSQVYDARIKQFVVQVVREGRESGEFERKTPLDETVEAIHLTLRPFVNPLLLQYSLDHVEVAPTLTANLILRSLMP
- a CDS encoding VOC family protein — protein: MSLSPFHLAIPVYDLAAARTFYGEVFGLEEGRSSSQWVDFNFYGHQLVIHEQPKTASQESAQSNPVDGHDVPVPHFGVVLAWEAWEALAERLRSFGTEFVIEPYVRFKGQVGEQATMFLFDPCGNALEFKAFKDMSQLFAK
- a CDS encoding substrate-binding periplasmic protein, with the protein product MSPTTRVLNASTKALYRLCLLLPLLATHEASAEPPVIELHIPDAPPLTFVNDPRGHGIVGDVAVAAMTRAGYTVKVHVLPWARAQKHVSEEHDHLITPLSRIPTREDRFTWIASIMPMERAFFSLERRVSSFAQAKETYRKIGVGLGSAQEDILRTEGFSDEQIYPLAIGDNPAQMLLMGRIDAWFNGVPESRYIWPKVSKRKLLMSSVGSNADLYLACSRQCSPEMVEHLRDAVEALRADGTVKRVHDLYLPQ
- the mexE gene encoding multidrug efflux RND transporter periplasmic adaptor subunit MexE, translating into MEHSLSKLRFPLALLAVLVMSACGKTPDTAASMPPAKVSVAKVLEQPVNEWDEFTGRLEAPETVEIRPRVSGQIDEVAFTEGALVKKGDLLFQIDPRPFQAEVRRLEAQLAQARATATRSENEAQRGERLRLSNAISAELADSRTSAAQEARAAAAAIQAQLDLAKLNLSFTRVTSPISGRVSRADITAGNLVTADVTPLTSVVSTDKVYAYFDADERVFLKYTQLARQGQRGQATPVYMGLSNEDGNPHLGQMNFVDNQVNPQTGTIRGRAVFDNKDGAYTPGLYARLKLVGSGTYAAVLINDEAVGTDLGKKFVLVMDADNKPAYRAVELGPKIEGLRIVRSGLSKDDTIIVKGLQRARPGAPVTPETVPMASDETIAALAQQRKALEASNLPQVAPSKAASGSAGKLAAATPRG
- a CDS encoding efflux RND transporter permease subunit; the encoded protein is MKFSQFFISRPIFAAVLSLLILIAGAISLFQLPISEYPEVVPPTVVVRANFPGANPKVIGETVAAPLEQAITGVENMLYMSSQSTADGKITLTITFALGTDLDNAQVQVQNRVTRTEPKLPEEVTRIGITVDKASPDLTMVVHLTSPDKRYDMLYLSNYALLNIKDELARLGGVGDVQLFGMGDYSLRVWLDPNKTASRNLTATDVVTAIREQNRQVAAGALGAPPSPNAQSFQLSINTQGRLVNEEEFENIIIRSGANGEITRLKDIARVELGSSQYALRSLLDNQPAVAIPIFQRPGSNAIQISNDVREKMEELKKGFPAGMDYSIVYDPTIFVRGSIEAVVHTLFEALILVVLVVILFLQTWRASIIPLVAVPVSLIGTFAVMHLFGFSLNALSLFGLVLAIGIVVDDAIVVVENVERNIELGLTPVEATKRAMGEVTGPIIATALVLCAVFVPAAFISGLTGQFYKQFALTIAISTVISAINSLTLSPALAAVLLKGHDAPKDRFSKFLDKVFGGWLFRPFNRFFERASHGYVGTVARVIRSSGIALVLYAGLMVLTFFGFSTTPTGFVPGQDKQYLVAFAQLPDASSLDRTEDVIKRMSDLALKQPGVESAVAFPGLSINGFTNSPNAGIVFVTLKPFDERKDPSMSAGAIAGALNGKYSEIQEAYMAIFPPPPVQGLGTIGGFRLQIEDRGNLGYDELYKETMNIITKSRSVPELAGLFTSYTVNVPQVDAAIDREKAKTHGVAVSDIFDTLQIYLGSLYANDFNRFGRTYQVNVQAEQQFRLESDQIGQLKVRNNRGEMIPLATFIKVSDTSGPDRVMHYNGFITAEINGAAAPGYSSGQAEKAIEKLLKDELPNGMTYEWTDLTYQQILSGNTALFVFPLCVLLAFLVLAAQYESWSLPLAVILIVPMTLLSAITGVILSGGDNNIFTQIGLIVLVGLACKNAILIVEFAKDKQLEGMNPLAAVLEACRLRLRPILMTSFAFIMGVVPLVFSSGAGAEMRHAMGVAVFSGMLGVTFFGLLLTPVFYVLIRNFVERSEARKAARALKLEAQQ
- a CDS encoding efflux transporter outer membrane subunit is translated as MSLKAFVPSLLALALSACAVGPDYKAPHTEAANITTATDGAAGQKNFDRARFEGVWWQQFDDPTLNALVTRSLDGNRELRVAFARLRAARAIRDDASNDVMPTITSRASSDLGKGQIPGQTTDRVNTERYDLGLDMAWELDLFGRIRRNLEATDADQQAVEADLYQLQVTMIAELVDAYGQLRGAQLREKIALANLKNQQDSRKITESLRDAGVGDQLDVVRADARLASVEASVPQLQAEQVRQRNRIATLLGERPDKLSVDLSPKQLPAIAKALPIGDPGELLQRRPDILSAERQLAAATARIGVAKADLFPRVSLSGFLGFTAGRGSQIGSSAANAWALGPSITWAAFDLGSVRARLRGADAEADGALATYEQQVLLALEESENAFSDYGKRQQRLISLIRQSESSRAAADLAEIRYREGTVDFLVLLDAQRERLAAEDTQAQAEVDLYRGIVAIYKALGGGWQPETVASN
- a CDS encoding tetratricopeptide repeat protein, encoding MPSPRRRYLLLSLCALLLIGLVAVWLRSTTPQIPEAIKRGYSEALESARNGQPGAARMLYQQLGRPDLSPKRRVWLHAELPNYPSPQALKLADADLHSESPDVRRAAIGSIVGLVPTGQRSLLLGPLLDDDDPNVRFAAVNALLGLSPDDLGLYFGAMQIAIDTWEQVLEDGPKTADAHYQLARLHLHNAELKKAQLALEQALRLQPDNLPALVMQIEVLDKQGQGEAARQLLARQLQTQPPSAYLQHALGMWLLQHGQSEYAVLGLAKAVELEPENRHYRYDLATTLHAEQEVEAAQKQLQEIVQRYPADRKARVLLINYWKETGQLQNVQILLAQLEQLNPDDPALQQGL